From the Brevibacillus choshinensis genome, one window contains:
- a CDS encoding glycosyltransferase family 2 protein has translation MNPTFTVVIPTYNRANFIQKAINSVIKQSCKDWKLLIMDDASTDKTRGKVDKYLFHPNIAYYRMEKNSGISKVMNQALTMVDTPYLVQLDSDDWLPRRTLAVLKRYIHKSKPSTALYYGNVKIWRVKRGKYYNPFLVKHKHFRNKYQFLKYNRWMVAPRCYRVAALREVGGWDTSDKYDGRIMEDRRIILRLIERYRVRFINKKLYNRTKHRGQLTDGKMKRRRNHLRRKTFKYYLKRWGNKYKPVFSYKNGYLIIKRLKKVRRRRR, from the coding sequence ATGAATCCGACCTTTACCGTTGTGATCCCTACGTACAATCGAGCTAATTTTATCCAAAAAGCGATCAATAGCGTTATCAAGCAGTCCTGTAAAGATTGGAAGCTGCTGATTATGGACGATGCGTCTACGGACAAAACGAGAGGCAAGGTGGATAAATATTTGTTCCATCCGAATATTGCCTACTACCGGATGGAGAAAAATTCAGGCATATCCAAAGTGATGAACCAAGCGCTGACAATGGTGGATACACCGTACCTCGTACAATTGGATTCGGACGATTGGTTGCCCAGAAGGACGTTAGCTGTACTGAAAAGGTATATTCACAAAAGCAAGCCGAGTACTGCCTTGTATTACGGGAATGTAAAGATCTGGCGGGTAAAACGAGGTAAGTACTACAACCCGTTTCTCGTCAAGCACAAGCATTTCCGCAACAAATATCAGTTCCTGAAATACAACCGCTGGATGGTGGCTCCACGCTGCTATCGAGTAGCTGCACTTCGGGAGGTAGGAGGATGGGATACGTCTGACAAGTACGATGGACGGATCATGGAAGACCGCCGTATCATCTTGCGCTTGATCGAGCGCTATCGAGTCCGATTCATCAATAAAAAGCTGTATAACCGTACCAAGCATCGCGGACAGCTCACGGACGGCAAGATGAAGCGAAGGCGCAATCACCTTCGAAGAAAGACGTTTAAATACTATTTAAAACGGTGGGGTAATAAATACAAGCCTGTCTTTTCGTACAAAAATGGATACTTGATCATCAAACGACTGAAGAAAGTGAGGCGGCGACGGCGATGA
- a CDS encoding glycosyltransferase, whose product MHRVLVYRRKFLPRSETFIYEQLHGHTHVKPIVLTRQRPFNRKQFPYSPVYVRKHMAGLSTWLRRKKVKCLHARFGPAGLELLPYAKKTKLPLITSFHGFDATKRVKGNLGYRRALKRLFRRGKAFTVVSTHMKKRLVRLGCPSKKITLVRSGIDLRKFPMQPALPVSNGEYRILSVGRLTEKKGMDTLVKAFASVRKSHPRAKLIIVGEGEEKRKLRRLIKKYKLGGQVVLKGALTHHEVQRELARCHLFAIACKTARNGDQEGIPNVLMEAMATGRPVISTYHSGIPELVEHKETGYLVPERSPTKMGRMINHVLDSREEWAEVVARARAKVERNHNIEKQRAKLEELYLRVMKK is encoded by the coding sequence ATGCATCGGGTCCTCGTCTATCGAAGAAAATTCCTTCCTAGAAGCGAAACATTCATTTACGAGCAGTTGCATGGACACACCCATGTGAAACCGATCGTATTGACGAGACAGCGTCCATTTAATCGCAAACAGTTTCCTTATTCGCCGGTCTATGTGCGCAAGCATATGGCCGGCCTCTCCACATGGTTGAGAAGAAAAAAGGTCAAATGCTTGCACGCTCGCTTCGGACCTGCCGGCCTGGAGCTGCTCCCATATGCCAAGAAAACGAAACTGCCGCTTATTACGTCTTTTCATGGCTTTGACGCGACCAAACGTGTCAAAGGAAATCTAGGCTATCGGCGGGCGTTGAAGCGACTATTCCGCAGGGGAAAGGCATTTACAGTAGTTAGTACTCACATGAAAAAAAGATTGGTGCGGCTAGGCTGTCCTTCGAAAAAGATAACTCTCGTCCGTTCAGGCATCGACTTGCGCAAATTCCCCATGCAACCTGCCCTGCCCGTTTCGAATGGGGAGTATCGTATACTCAGTGTCGGTCGCTTGACAGAAAAAAAGGGCATGGACACCTTGGTCAAGGCGTTTGCAAGCGTGCGGAAAAGCCACCCTCGTGCCAAGCTCATTATCGTCGGGGAAGGGGAGGAAAAACGCAAGCTGCGACGCCTGATTAAAAAATACAAGCTAGGGGGTCAGGTCGTTCTAAAAGGTGCGCTGACCCATCACGAAGTACAACGTGAGCTGGCAAGGTGCCATTTGTTTGCTATTGCCTGTAAGACGGCGCGAAATGGCGATCAGGAGGGCATTCCAAACGTACTGATGGAAGCGATGGCGACAGGCCGTCCGGTCATTTCCACGTACCATTCGGGTATTCCCGAGTTAGTCGAACACAAAGAGACAGGGTACTTAGTGCCAGAGCGTTCGCCAACGAAAATGGGACGAATGATCAACCACGTACTGGACTCTCGAGAAGAATGGGCAGAGGTCGTTGCGCGAGCACGAGCGAAAGTAGAACGGAATCATAACATCGAAAAACAACGCGCCAAGCTGGAAGAACTCTACTTGCGCGTGATGAAAAAATGA
- a CDS encoding NAD-dependent epimerase/dehydratase family protein, whose amino-acid sequence MTKALVTGCAGFIGSHLTQRLLNEGVTVIGVDGFLDNYDVAAKLRNLAEIGNHPAFTFHSTMLQTQRWKEWLDGVDVVYHLAALPGVRNSWGKAFTDYVNHNILATQMLLEACLQLPKPPVVVVSSSSSVYGTMQGTFTDESSPLRPVSPYGVTKEAMEQICQVYVKAYGLPVTMLRYFTVYGPRQRPDMAFHRFFRQMMKGEPVVIYGDGQQSRDFTYVADAVQANLLAARHALPGEIFNVGGDREIKLLDVLNIMGGLLNVTPNLSFQSGPAGDSLRTCADIQLAQNRLGFRPQVPLEEGLRLQFVDMRAQAKG is encoded by the coding sequence ATGACAAAAGCGCTTGTCACCGGGTGTGCCGGTTTTATAGGGTCCCATTTGACTCAACGACTGTTGAATGAAGGAGTGACAGTCATTGGAGTAGATGGTTTCCTCGATAATTACGATGTGGCAGCAAAGCTTCGTAATTTAGCAGAAATCGGGAATCATCCCGCCTTTACCTTTCATTCGACGATGCTGCAGACGCAGCGGTGGAAGGAGTGGCTGGATGGTGTAGACGTGGTCTACCATCTGGCTGCACTTCCAGGTGTCCGAAACAGCTGGGGCAAAGCCTTTACCGATTACGTGAACCATAACATCCTGGCGACGCAGATGCTACTGGAAGCGTGCTTGCAACTTCCGAAACCACCGGTCGTCGTCGTTTCCTCCTCTTCATCAGTCTACGGGACGATGCAAGGTACGTTTACAGATGAGTCGTCACCATTACGGCCGGTTTCCCCCTATGGGGTGACAAAAGAGGCAATGGAGCAAATCTGCCAGGTCTATGTAAAAGCGTACGGATTGCCAGTCACCATGCTGCGGTATTTTACGGTCTACGGCCCTAGGCAACGCCCGGACATGGCGTTTCATCGGTTTTTTCGACAGATGATGAAAGGCGAACCGGTTGTGATCTACGGCGATGGACAGCAATCGCGAGACTTTACGTACGTGGCTGACGCCGTTCAGGCGAATCTGCTTGCAGCGCGCCACGCTTTACCAGGAGAAATCTTTAATGTAGGCGGAGACCGGGAAATCAAGCTGCTCGACGTGTTGAACATCATGGGTGGCCTGTTGAATGTCACACCGAATCTATCCTTCCAGAGTGGTCCAGCAGGTGATTCTTTGCGCACTTGTGCGGATATTCAGCTGGCTCAGAATCGGTTGGGATTCCGCCCGCAAGTCCCTCTAGAAGAAGGTCTACGCCTGCAATTCGTTGATATGCGCGCACAAGCCAAGGGATAA